The following are from one region of the Rosistilla carotiformis genome:
- a CDS encoding 3-oxoacyl-ACP synthase III — MQFENVCIESLGVHLPEEVWTSDEIERRLEPLYSRLRLPEGRLELMSSIAQRRVWPAGTLPSGPSIESCKSAISAAGIDPARVGCLIHASVCRDFLEPATASRVHHGAGLSPNCWVYDVSNACLGLLNGIVQIATLIEQGAIEAGIVVGTENSRPLLEATINNLNTDESITRKTVKPAFASLTIGSGSCAVLLTHRRISQGGSRLEHAVSHAATDGHNLCRSDTDSAGANMAPLMDTDSERLLAAGVAAGAAGFEKLLADAKWDRADIDRTICHQVGGRHRALMLETLSLPPENDTAVFPWLGNTGSVALPLALAAAGQYQHVQPDQRIGLLGIGSGINCVMLGCKWQETRVAGNLPAVEPVMGQESLTAVEA, encoded by the coding sequence TTGCAATTTGAAAACGTCTGCATCGAATCGCTGGGAGTCCATTTGCCCGAAGAAGTTTGGACTAGCGACGAGATCGAACGCCGCTTGGAACCGCTCTACAGCCGGCTGCGTCTGCCCGAAGGCCGCCTGGAATTGATGAGTTCGATCGCCCAGCGCCGCGTTTGGCCCGCCGGCACGTTGCCCAGCGGTCCGAGTATCGAGAGCTGCAAGTCGGCGATCTCCGCCGCCGGAATCGATCCCGCCCGCGTCGGATGCCTGATCCACGCCAGCGTCTGCCGCGACTTTCTAGAACCCGCCACGGCGTCGCGCGTCCATCACGGCGCTGGCCTTTCGCCAAATTGCTGGGTCTATGACGTCTCCAACGCCTGCCTCGGTCTGCTCAACGGGATCGTGCAAATCGCGACCCTGATCGAACAGGGAGCGATCGAAGCCGGAATCGTCGTCGGGACCGAGAACAGCCGTCCGCTGTTGGAAGCGACGATCAACAATCTGAACACCGATGAATCGATCACGCGCAAGACGGTCAAACCGGCTTTCGCTTCGCTGACGATCGGTTCGGGCAGCTGTGCCGTGCTGCTGACCCACCGCCGGATTAGCCAAGGGGGCTCGCGGCTGGAACACGCCGTTTCGCACGCCGCCACCGACGGACATAACCTCTGCCGCAGCGACACCGATTCAGCTGGCGCGAACATGGCGCCGTTGATGGATACCGATTCCGAACGCCTTTTGGCCGCCGGAGTTGCCGCCGGAGCCGCCGGGTTCGAGAAACTGCTTGCCGATGCCAAATGGGATCGCGCCGACATCGATCGTACGATCTGCCATCAAGTGGGCGGACGCCATCGCGCGCTGATGTTGGAAACGCTGAGTCTGCCCCCGGAAAATGACACCGCCGTCTTCCCATGGTTGGGCAACACCGGTTCGGTCGCGTTGCCGCTGGCGCTGGCCGCGGCGGGCCAATACCAACATGTTCAACCCGACCAACGAATCGGGCTGCTCGGCATTGGTTCGGGAATCAATTGTGTGATGCTGGGGTGCAAGTGGCAGGAGACGCGGGTCGCTGGCAATTTGCCAGCGGTTGAACCCGTGATGGGGCAAGAATCGTTGACTGCTGTCGAAGCTTGA
- a CDS encoding anthranilate synthase component I family protein, whose amino-acid sequence MVIPTPADLHPATPDFTSAGDCPLIAPLPPQTDLREVFLRLCHLPHCLWLDSAKPMPDLGRYSFLTADPIEIVSATDDDDDPLAKLQKFIPLLSQSAAPGLPPFQGGLAGVLGYELGRLLEPIPAPRFNDLPTPPLCLGLYDWTIAVDHQQNCGWIISQGWPETDPDRRRIAAARRMQQIQWWLGCTPTAMPRPPRSAPRAHDALAPQFRTPIDPSLTSNFAPGEFRTAVGDVIDYIRRGDAFQVNLAQRLLYPDQHGAVAAYLRMRSRNAAPFAGYFDGGDWQVVSASPERFLQIDDRFVETRPIKGTCPRTGDAAVDQQLGAQLLSSLKDRAENVMIVDLMRNDLSRVCNDDSIDVAGLCELEQYECVQHLVSRVHGRLRDDVDVVDLLRASFPGGSITGAPKVRAMQIIAELEPTARGPYCGSLGYLSTGGRGDLNILIRTVTCRDGWLQMPVGGGITSRSKPEQEEQETWDKAEGMLRAVL is encoded by the coding sequence ATGGTGATCCCCACGCCCGCCGACCTGCACCCCGCCACGCCCGACTTCACGTCGGCGGGGGATTGCCCGTTGATCGCACCACTGCCGCCGCAAACCGATCTCCGCGAGGTCTTCCTGCGGCTGTGCCATCTGCCCCATTGCCTCTGGTTGGACAGCGCCAAACCGATGCCCGATCTGGGCCGGTATTCGTTCCTCACCGCCGATCCGATCGAAATCGTATCGGCCACCGACGACGACGACGATCCGCTGGCCAAGCTGCAAAAATTCATCCCCTTGCTCAGCCAATCTGCCGCGCCGGGACTGCCTCCCTTCCAAGGAGGCCTCGCCGGCGTCCTGGGCTACGAACTGGGCCGCTTGCTCGAACCGATCCCCGCACCGCGGTTCAACGACCTTCCGACACCACCGCTCTGCCTGGGCCTTTACGATTGGACGATCGCGGTCGATCACCAACAGAACTGCGGCTGGATCATCAGCCAAGGTTGGCCCGAGACCGATCCCGATCGGCGACGCATCGCCGCCGCGCGACGGATGCAACAGATCCAATGGTGGCTGGGATGCACGCCGACGGCGATGCCGCGACCGCCCCGATCCGCTCCGCGGGCGCACGACGCGCTCGCGCCGCAGTTCCGCACGCCGATCGACCCTTCGCTGACCAGCAACTTCGCCCCCGGTGAATTTCGCACCGCAGTCGGCGACGTGATCGACTACATCCGCCGCGGCGATGCCTTTCAAGTCAACCTCGCCCAGCGATTGTTGTACCCCGACCAGCACGGAGCGGTTGCCGCTTACCTGCGGATGCGATCGCGAAACGCCGCTCCATTTGCCGGCTATTTTGACGGCGGTGATTGGCAAGTTGTCAGCGCTTCGCCGGAGCGGTTCCTGCAAATCGACGACCGCTTCGTCGAGACTCGACCGATCAAGGGAACCTGCCCGCGGACCGGCGACGCCGCGGTCGATCAACAACTTGGTGCGCAACTGCTGTCCAGTCTCAAGGATCGCGCCGAAAACGTGATGATCGTCGATCTGATGCGAAACGATCTGTCGCGGGTCTGCAACGACGATTCGATCGACGTCGCGGGGCTCTGCGAACTGGAACAATATGAATGCGTCCAGCACTTGGTCTCGCGCGTCCACGGCAGGCTGCGAGACGATGTCGACGTGGTCGATCTGTTGAGAGCCAGCTTTCCCGGCGGATCGATCACCGGAGCTCCGAAGGTCCGCGCGATGCAGATCATCGCCGAACTGGAACCGACAGCCCGCGGTCCCTATTGCGGATCGCTCGGCTACCTTTCGACCGGCGGCCGCGGCGACTTGAACATCTTGATCCGCACCGTCACCTGCCGCGACGGCTGGCTGCAGATGCCCGTCGGCGGCGGGATCACATCGCGCAGCAAACCGGAGCAAGAGGAACAGGAGACGTGGGACAAGGCCGAAGGCATGTTGCGAGCGGTCCTTTAA